Proteins encoded within one genomic window of Amycolatopsis sp. 2-15:
- a CDS encoding helix-turn-helix domain-containing protein, translated as MEDHKIVQRNVALQREWYGEPLGDRVRRLVVAFDISQAYLAEVLGISAPMLSQVMSGRRAKIGNPVVLARMIMLERKILVPDVAAGNRDAMQAALEDVRDSRPTVGRDNIPVGSDERLVLAALREVAEEEDLTEAAKRLDDDFPILAELLRRAGASH; from the coding sequence GTGGAGGACCACAAGATCGTCCAGCGGAACGTCGCGCTGCAGCGGGAGTGGTACGGCGAACCGCTGGGTGACCGGGTGCGCAGACTGGTCGTCGCGTTCGACATCTCGCAGGCCTACCTCGCCGAGGTCCTCGGCATCAGCGCCCCGATGCTCAGCCAGGTGATGAGCGGCCGGCGCGCCAAGATCGGCAACCCCGTAGTGCTCGCCCGCATGATCATGCTCGAGCGCAAGATCCTCGTGCCCGACGTCGCGGCGGGCAACCGCGACGCGATGCAGGCGGCGCTGGAGGACGTGCGCGACTCGCGGCCCACGGTCGGGCGCGACAACATCCCGGTGGGCTCCGACGAGCGGCTCGTGCTCGCCGCGCTGCGCGAGGTCGCCGAGGAGGAGGACCTCACCGAGGCCGCGAAGCGCCTCGACGACGACTTCCCGATCCTCGCCGAGCTCCTGCGCCGCGCCGGGGCCAGCCACTAG
- a CDS encoding MATE family efflux transporter translates to MPDEAPPAPPVTSEDRIPARRVLGLAVPALGVLAAEPLYVLVDTAVVGHLGALPLAGLALGGVVLSQISTQLTFLSYGTTSRTARLHGAGRRRDAVSEGVQATWLAVLVGLVLLVAGQLLAGPIARALSGSDEIAAEAVSWLRIALFGAPLILVTMAGNGWMRGVQDAARPLRYVLAGNGISAVLCPVLVYVAGLGLEGSAIANVVAQVVSASLFFAALVRERVPLRPDFGVMRAQLSLGRDLVLRSLAFQACFVSAAAVAARTSTEAVGAHQVVLQLWTFLSLVLDSVAIAAQSLVGAALGGGAARQARGVANQIVAYGLVLGCVLCVLFGALWSTLPHAFTSDPGVLAEIPHAWWFFVALQPIAGVVFALDGVLLGAGDAAFLRTATLVSAGLGFLPLIWLSLAFGWGLTGIWTGLSLFMVFRLAAVLIRWRSGRWAVVGAVRGA, encoded by the coding sequence GTGCCTGATGAAGCCCCGCCTGCTCCGCCCGTGACCTCCGAGGACCGGATCCCCGCGCGCCGGGTGCTCGGGCTCGCCGTGCCCGCGCTGGGGGTGCTCGCTGCGGAGCCGTTGTACGTGCTGGTGGACACGGCGGTGGTGGGGCACCTCGGCGCGCTGCCGCTGGCGGGGCTGGCGCTGGGCGGGGTGGTGCTGTCGCAGATCTCCACGCAGCTCACGTTCCTGTCCTACGGAACGACCTCGCGCACCGCGCGGCTGCACGGCGCCGGGCGGCGGCGCGACGCGGTGAGCGAAGGCGTCCAGGCCACGTGGCTGGCGGTGCTCGTGGGGCTGGTGCTGCTGGTGGCGGGCCAGCTGCTGGCCGGGCCGATCGCCCGGGCGCTGTCGGGCAGTGACGAGATCGCGGCGGAGGCCGTGTCGTGGCTGCGGATCGCGCTGTTCGGGGCGCCGCTGATCCTCGTCACCATGGCCGGCAACGGCTGGATGCGCGGGGTGCAGGACGCGGCCCGCCCGCTGCGCTACGTGCTGGCGGGCAACGGCATCTCGGCCGTGCTGTGCCCGGTGCTCGTCTACGTCGCGGGGCTGGGCCTGGAGGGTTCGGCGATCGCCAACGTCGTGGCGCAGGTGGTTTCGGCGTCGCTGTTCTTCGCGGCGCTGGTGCGCGAGCGCGTGCCGCTGCGGCCGGACTTCGGCGTGATGCGCGCGCAGCTGAGCCTGGGCCGCGATCTCGTGCTGCGCAGCCTCGCGTTCCAGGCGTGTTTCGTCTCGGCGGCGGCCGTGGCGGCGCGCACGTCGACGGAAGCCGTCGGCGCGCACCAGGTCGTGCTGCAGCTGTGGACGTTCCTCTCGCTCGTGCTCGACTCCGTCGCGATCGCCGCGCAGTCGCTCGTCGGCGCGGCCCTGGGCGGGGGAGCCGCGCGGCAGGCGCGCGGGGTCGCGAACCAGATCGTCGCGTACGGGCTGGTGCTCGGCTGCGTCCTGTGCGTGCTCTTCGGCGCGTTGTGGAGCACCCTGCCGCACGCGTTCACGTCCGATCCGGGGGTGCTCGCGGAGATCCCGCACGCGTGGTGGTTCTTCGTGGCGCTGCAACCGATCGCGGGCGTGGTGTTCGCGCTCGACGGCGTGCTGCTGGGCGCCGGCGACGCCGCGTTCCTGCGCACCGCCACGCTCGTCAGCGCGGGCCTGGGCTTCCTGCCGCTGATCTGGCTGTCACTCGCGTTCGGCTGGGGGCTCACGGGCATCTGGACGGGCCTGTCGCTGTTCATGGTGTTCCGTCTGGCCGCCGTGCTGATCCGCTGGCGCTCCGGCCGCTGGGCGGTGGTCGGGGCCGTCCGCGGCGCCTGA
- a CDS encoding MFS transporter has translation MSPGRATVRSWLIWLTAVFVYLLAVFHRTSFGVAGLEAADRFGVGAAALGTFTVLQVGVYAAMQIPTGVLVDRYGPRRVLTAAVLILGTGQLLLGLAESYGVGLLARGVLGLGDALTFVSVLRLIAAHFPARQYALIASFTSAVGYVGNLAATVPLTLLLAGPGWTVTFVSVGALTLLVSVPVVLRVRDTPLGVPEPERKPVHPALLARQIRAAWRVPGTRLGFWTHFSTMFAPNVLTLLWGVPFLVEGQGIPAATASAMLTVFVFGSLAGGPVLGTVISRHPELRMPIVGGYLGTAAVTWAVLLGWNGHVPLGVLGPAFALLSLGGPVSMIGFALARDYNPIERVGTATGLVNVAGFVATTVTSLVVGVLLQWTGGNFRVSLLSIVVVLALGTWRMLVWWRRARAHVFAAEARGEDVPVRLTRRRWDGEVPAEAAAVAA, from the coding sequence TTGTCGCCCGGCCGCGCCACCGTCCGGTCCTGGCTCATCTGGCTCACCGCCGTCTTCGTGTACCTGCTCGCCGTGTTCCACCGCACCTCGTTCGGGGTCGCGGGCCTGGAAGCGGCGGACCGGTTCGGCGTCGGCGCCGCGGCGCTCGGCACGTTCACCGTGCTGCAGGTCGGGGTCTACGCCGCCATGCAGATCCCCACCGGCGTGCTCGTCGACCGCTACGGCCCGCGCCGCGTGCTCACCGCCGCCGTGCTCATCCTCGGCACCGGGCAGCTGCTGCTCGGCCTCGCCGAAAGCTACGGCGTCGGCCTGCTCGCCCGCGGCGTGCTCGGCCTGGGCGACGCGCTGACGTTCGTCAGCGTGCTGCGCCTGATCGCCGCCCACTTCCCGGCGCGGCAGTACGCGTTGATCGCGTCGTTCACCTCCGCCGTCGGCTATGTCGGCAACCTCGCCGCCACCGTGCCGCTCACGCTGCTGCTCGCCGGTCCCGGGTGGACGGTCACGTTCGTCTCGGTCGGCGCGCTCACGCTCCTGGTCTCGGTGCCGGTGGTGCTGCGCGTGCGGGACACCCCGCTCGGCGTGCCCGAGCCCGAGCGCAAGCCGGTGCACCCGGCGCTGCTCGCGCGCCAGATCCGCGCCGCGTGGCGCGTGCCCGGCACCCGGCTCGGCTTCTGGACGCACTTCAGCACTATGTTCGCGCCCAACGTGCTCACGCTGCTGTGGGGCGTCCCGTTTCTCGTTGAAGGACAAGGAATCCCGGCCGCCACGGCGAGCGCGATGCTGACCGTGTTCGTGTTCGGCTCGCTGGCCGGCGGCCCGGTGCTGGGCACGGTGATCAGCCGTCATCCGGAGCTGCGGATGCCGATCGTCGGCGGTTACCTCGGCACCGCCGCCGTCACGTGGGCCGTGCTGCTCGGCTGGAACGGGCACGTCCCGCTCGGGGTGCTCGGGCCCGCGTTCGCGCTGTTGTCGCTCGGCGGCCCGGTTTCGATGATCGGCTTCGCGCTGGCGCGGGACTACAACCCGATCGAGCGCGTCGGCACGGCGACCGGTCTCGTGAACGTCGCCGGGTTCGTCGCGACCACGGTCACCTCGCTCGTGGTCGGCGTGCTGCTGCAGTGGACGGGCGGGAACTTCCGCGTGTCCCTGCTGAGCATCGTGGTCGTGCTCGCGCTGGGCACGTGGCGGATGCTCGTGTGGTGGCGCCGCGCCAGGGCGCACGTGTTCGCCGCCGAAGCCCGCGGCGAGGACGTGCCGGTGCGGCTCACGCGCCGGCGCTGGGACGGCGAGGTGCCGGCCGAAGCCGCGGCCGTCGCCGCCTGA
- a CDS encoding DHH family phosphoesterase gives MTATLAQDIEAAAALLAGATDVTLLGHVRPDADALGSALALGHVLRRRGARVRVSFGEPDEAPETLTWLDVDGLLTKPGDLPASEQLLVALDTPVPARLGRLAGRVDAVRAAGGAVLVVDHHATNAFYGTHHVVDEATEATAVLVTQIIEAMGVELDEPAARCLYAGIVTDTSGFRRARPETHRIAARLLEAGVDPTEVARRIVDDHPFAWLPMLSAVLSEAELEPEAAQGFGFVHAVVRSAVAASVRPEEVESVIDVVRATREAGVAGVLKEFAPASRGSVWTVSLRSAGRVDVSSVASEFGGGGHRMAAGCTMEGTSDDVLARLRDALGRAPLLGNRSA, from the coding sequence GTGACAGCTACTTTGGCGCAGGACATCGAAGCCGCCGCCGCCCTGCTCGCCGGGGCCACCGACGTGACGCTGCTGGGCCACGTGCGCCCGGACGCCGACGCGCTCGGCAGCGCACTGGCCCTCGGCCACGTGCTGCGCCGGCGCGGCGCCCGCGTGCGCGTGTCCTTCGGCGAGCCCGACGAAGCCCCCGAGACGCTGACCTGGCTCGACGTCGACGGGCTGCTCACCAAGCCCGGCGACCTGCCTGCGTCGGAGCAGTTGCTGGTCGCGCTCGACACCCCGGTGCCCGCGCGTCTGGGCCGGCTCGCCGGACGCGTCGACGCCGTCCGCGCCGCCGGTGGCGCCGTGCTGGTGGTGGACCACCACGCCACCAACGCGTTCTACGGCACGCACCACGTGGTCGACGAGGCCACCGAGGCGACCGCCGTGCTCGTCACGCAGATCATCGAGGCGATGGGTGTCGAGCTGGACGAACCGGCCGCGCGCTGCCTGTACGCGGGGATAGTCACGGACACCAGCGGTTTCCGCCGCGCCCGCCCGGAAACGCACCGGATCGCCGCGCGCCTGCTGGAGGCCGGCGTCGACCCGACGGAGGTGGCGCGGCGGATCGTGGACGACCACCCGTTCGCGTGGCTGCCGATGCTCTCGGCCGTGCTGTCCGAAGCGGAGCTGGAGCCGGAAGCCGCGCAGGGCTTCGGGTTCGTGCACGCGGTGGTGCGCTCGGCCGTCGCGGCGAGCGTGCGGCCGGAGGAGGTGGAGTCGGTGATCGACGTGGTCCGCGCGACGCGGGAGGCCGGCGTCGCCGGGGTGCTGAAGGAGTTCGCGCCCGCCTCGCGGGGTTCGGTGTGGACGGTCTCGCTGCGGTCCGCGGGCCGGGTCGACGTGTCGTCGGTGGCCTCGGAATTCGGCGGCGGCGGGCACCGGATGGCCGCGGGCTGCACGATGGAGGGTACGTCGGACGACGTGCTGGCGCGGCTGCGCGACGCGCTCGGCCGGGCGCCGCTGCTGGGGAACCGGAGTGCCTGA
- a CDS encoding PhzF family phenazine biosynthesis protein, translating to MRFSQVDVFTDELTLGNALAVVHDAEGLSDDKMAAFARWTNLSETTFLLPPAHAEADYRVRIFTVERELPFAGHPTLGSARAWLEAGGTPKSEDLVQECGAGLVRVRRTGERLAFAAPPLTRGGPVAPEDLAAVRKALHLAESDVVDAQWADNGPGWLAVLLADADAVLAVERDVAALGKYKVGIVGPHPAGSPAAFEVRAFTGQVEDPVTGSLNAAIGQWLIASGRAPESYVAAQGTRLGRRGRVHVERAEGDVWVGGDTVVGIAGQVALR from the coding sequence ATGCGCTTCAGCCAGGTCGACGTCTTCACCGATGAGCTCACCCTCGGCAACGCACTCGCCGTGGTGCACGACGCCGAAGGCCTCTCCGACGACAAGATGGCCGCCTTCGCGCGGTGGACCAACCTCAGCGAGACCACGTTCCTGCTCCCGCCGGCGCACGCCGAGGCCGATTACCGCGTGCGGATCTTCACCGTCGAGCGCGAGCTGCCCTTCGCCGGGCACCCCACGCTCGGCTCGGCCCGCGCGTGGCTCGAAGCGGGCGGCACGCCGAAGAGCGAAGATCTCGTGCAGGAGTGCGGTGCCGGCCTGGTCCGCGTGCGGCGCACCGGCGAGCGGCTCGCCTTCGCCGCGCCGCCGCTCACCCGCGGCGGCCCCGTCGCGCCCGAGGACCTCGCCGCCGTCCGGAAAGCCCTGCACCTGGCCGAGAGCGACGTCGTCGACGCGCAGTGGGCCGACAACGGCCCCGGCTGGCTCGCCGTGCTCCTCGCCGATGCCGACGCGGTCCTGGCGGTCGAACGCGACGTCGCGGCGCTCGGGAAGTACAAGGTCGGGATCGTCGGACCCCATCCGGCCGGCTCGCCCGCGGCGTTCGAGGTCCGAGCCTTCACCGGCCAGGTCGAGGACCCGGTGACCGGCAGCCTCAACGCCGCGATCGGCCAATGGCTCATCGCTTCGGGCCGGGCGCCGGAGTCCTACGTGGCCGCGCAGGGCACCCGGCTCGGCCGGCGCGGGCGCGTGCACGTCGAGCGCGCGGAAGGCGACGTTTGGGTGGGCGGCGACACAGTGGTGGGAATCGCCGGTCAAGTGGCGCTGCGGTGA
- a CDS encoding bifunctional riboflavin kinase/FAD synthetase: MQRWRGLGDLPGGWGRCVVTIGVFDGVHRGHQVLISRTVRAAAERGVPSVVLTFDPHPSEVLRPGSHPAQLTTLRRKAELVEALGVDVFAVLPFTLELSRLSPHEFVHEVLVDRLHAAAVLVGDNFTFGAKAAGDVTLLRKLGSRFGFVAYGAELQGRSLADDRIANDITFSSTYVRSCIDAGDVVAAADALGRPHRLEGIVVRGDGRGHDLGYPTANLSTPRFAAVPADGVYTAWFTRLSDPGRKLRAAVSVGTNPTFSGRERTVEAFVLDVDEDFYGQHVALDFVTRLRDQERFSRSEQLVERIDDDVVRTREVLGAED; this comes from the coding sequence GTGCAGCGGTGGCGTGGCCTCGGGGATCTCCCGGGCGGCTGGGGACGGTGCGTGGTCACCATCGGCGTGTTCGACGGCGTGCACCGCGGGCACCAGGTGCTCATCTCGCGCACGGTGCGGGCGGCGGCCGAGCGCGGGGTCCCAAGCGTGGTGCTCACGTTCGACCCGCACCCGTCGGAGGTCCTGCGCCCGGGCAGCCACCCGGCACAGCTGACCACGTTGCGACGCAAGGCCGAGCTCGTGGAGGCCCTCGGCGTCGACGTGTTCGCCGTGCTGCCCTTCACCCTCGAGCTCTCGCGCCTCTCGCCGCACGAGTTCGTGCACGAGGTGCTGGTGGACCGGCTGCACGCCGCCGCCGTGCTGGTGGGCGACAACTTCACCTTCGGCGCCAAGGCAGCGGGCGACGTCACGCTCCTGCGCAAGCTCGGCAGCCGCTTCGGCTTCGTGGCCTACGGCGCGGAGCTGCAGGGCCGTTCGCTGGCCGACGACCGCATCGCCAACGACATCACCTTCTCCTCCACGTACGTGCGCTCGTGCATCGACGCCGGCGACGTGGTGGCCGCGGCCGACGCGCTCGGGCGCCCGCACCGGCTCGAGGGCATCGTCGTGCGCGGCGACGGCCGGGGCCACGACCTCGGCTACCCGACCGCGAACCTGTCGACGCCGCGGTTCGCCGCCGTGCCCGCCGACGGCGTCTACACGGCGTGGTTCACCCGCCTGTCGGACCCGGGGCGGAAGCTGCGGGCCGCGGTGTCGGTGGGCACGAACCCGACGTTCTCGGGCCGTGAGCGCACCGTCGAGGCGTTCGTGCTCGACGTCGACGAGGACTTCTACGGCCAGCACGTGGCGCTGGACTTCGTGACCCGGCTGCGCGACCAGGAGCGGTTCAGCCGGTCCGAGCAGCTGGTGGAGCGGATCGACGACGACGTGGTGCGCACCCGCGAGGTGCTGGGCGCCGAAGACTGA
- the truB gene encoding tRNA pseudouridine(55) synthase TruB has protein sequence MTSHDVVARARRIMGTRKIGHAGTLDPMATGVLVLGIERATKLLGHLALDRKTYLATLSLGSSTTTDDAEGEVLTEGDPALLAKITDEQLATGVAELTGDIQQVPSAVSAVKIDGKRAYARVRAGEDVVLPPRPVTVYRFDVLATRREDDRIELDAVVECSSGTYVRALARDLGAGLGVGGHLLALRRTTVGPFTLARARTLDQLEETPELSLDLDAAVAAAFPRRDVDAAEAQAVRHGRAIPAAGIDGTYGLFAPDGRVLALAADTEGVARSVVVLLPA, from the coding sequence ATGACGTCGCACGACGTCGTGGCGAGGGCTCGCCGGATCATGGGCACCCGCAAGATCGGCCACGCCGGCACGCTCGACCCGATGGCCACCGGCGTGCTGGTGCTCGGCATCGAGCGCGCCACCAAGCTGCTGGGCCACCTGGCGCTCGACCGCAAGACCTACCTCGCGACGCTGTCGCTGGGCAGCTCCACCACCACCGACGACGCCGAGGGCGAGGTGCTCACCGAGGGTGACCCGGCGTTGCTCGCGAAGATCACGGACGAGCAGCTCGCCACCGGCGTCGCCGAGCTCACCGGCGACATCCAGCAGGTGCCCAGCGCCGTCAGCGCCGTGAAGATCGACGGCAAGCGGGCCTACGCGCGGGTGCGCGCGGGCGAAGACGTGGTGCTCCCGCCGCGGCCCGTCACCGTCTACCGCTTCGACGTGCTGGCCACGCGCCGCGAGGACGACCGGATCGAGCTCGACGCCGTGGTCGAGTGCTCGTCGGGCACCTACGTGCGCGCGCTGGCCCGCGACCTCGGCGCCGGGCTCGGCGTCGGCGGGCACCTGCTTGCCTTGCGGCGCACCACGGTCGGGCCCTTCACCCTCGCCCGGGCGCGCACGCTCGACCAGCTCGAGGAGACGCCCGAGCTGTCGCTGGACCTCGACGCCGCCGTCGCCGCGGCCTTCCCTCGCCGCGACGTCGACGCCGCCGAAGCGCAGGCCGTGCGCCACGGCCGGGCCATCCCGGCGGCCGGCATCGACGGGACCTACGGCCTCTTCGCGCCCGACGGCCGGGTGCTCGCCCTGGCCGCCGACACCGAGGGTGTGGCCCGGTCGGTGGTGGTCCTGCTGCCCGCATAG
- a CDS encoding TRM11 family SAM-dependent methyltransferase has translation MPEYAILVHPSANRVYAASSPALLRAELAVFGAAGLSAELSEAEEVELGGVGYVKFSTPVPLSEPDVALLSNLSSLYALFELGDGVLRPVLVRPLAKTDSDLLTIQKYAGKTNEQFTKLLLNVTLLATADPTGWLDRPRTLLDPLCGRGTTLNQAVMYGFDATGLDVDGKDFEAYEQFLKTWLRTKRVKHTADSGQLRRNKVRLGRRLDVEYAFDKDDYKGGQTRRLTYFNADTLTTDELLRANSVDVIVTDAPYGVQHGSHRTQDASLARSPRDLLAAAVPVWTRVLRPGGALGISWNLNVLPREELVAVLARAGLDVREGGPYEEFAHRVDQAIERDLVVASKP, from the coding sequence ATGCCTGAGTACGCGATCCTCGTTCACCCGTCCGCCAACCGGGTCTACGCCGCCTCGTCGCCCGCGCTGCTGCGGGCCGAGCTGGCGGTGTTCGGCGCGGCCGGGCTCTCCGCCGAGCTGTCGGAGGCCGAGGAGGTGGAGCTCGGCGGCGTGGGCTACGTCAAGTTCTCGACGCCGGTGCCGCTGAGCGAGCCGGACGTGGCGCTGCTGTCCAACCTGTCCTCGCTCTACGCCCTGTTCGAGCTGGGCGACGGCGTGCTGCGCCCCGTTCTGGTGCGGCCGCTGGCGAAGACGGACTCGGACCTGCTGACGATCCAGAAGTACGCGGGCAAGACCAATGAGCAGTTCACGAAGCTGCTGCTCAACGTCACCCTGCTCGCCACCGCCGACCCGACCGGGTGGCTCGACCGCCCGCGGACGCTGCTCGACCCGCTGTGCGGCCGCGGCACCACGCTGAACCAGGCCGTGATGTACGGCTTCGACGCCACCGGCCTCGACGTGGACGGCAAGGACTTCGAGGCCTACGAGCAGTTCCTCAAGACCTGGCTGCGCACCAAGCGCGTGAAGCACACCGCCGACTCCGGGCAGCTGCGGCGCAACAAGGTCCGCCTCGGGCGCCGCCTCGACGTCGAGTACGCGTTCGACAAGGACGACTACAAGGGCGGGCAGACGCGCCGGCTCACCTACTTCAACGCCGACACCCTCACCACCGACGAGCTGCTGCGCGCGAACTCCGTGGACGTGATCGTGACCGACGCGCCGTACGGCGTGCAGCACGGCAGCCACCGCACGCAGGACGCGAGCCTCGCGCGCAGCCCGCGCGACCTGCTGGCGGCGGCCGTTCCCGTGTGGACACGCGTGCTCCGCCCGGGCGGGGCGCTCGGGATCTCGTGGAACCTCAACGTCCTGCCGCGCGAGGAACTCGTCGCGGTGCTCGCGCGCGCCGGCCTCGACGTGCGCGAAGGCGGGCCGTACGAGGAGTTCGCCCACCGCGTGGACCAGGCGATCGAGCGCGACCTCGTGGTGGCGTCGAAGCCTTGA
- a CDS encoding amidohydrolase family protein: MVRKIALEEHFGTADPDIVEQSREHFTEQTWPPHRRQLLDVQDERLRLMDEAGIEFVALSLLAPGIQGLPDRAQAVDWARRTNDVAARHVELRPDRFAAFAALPLQDPEEAVGELRRAVTELGFKGALVNGFSEVDGDRIAYLDEPQYRPFWAAVEDLGVPVYLHPRDPLPRDSRMLEGHPWLYGSAWGFSVETGTHALRLMASGLFDEHPGVQVILGHLGELLPFNIWRTDHRLKVKPAGIPARKPLREYLRANFHLTTSGNFARPELLFTIDEVGADRVLFSADYPFESMGEAAAWFDALDLDHEVHEKIAEGNARKLLEL, encoded by the coding sequence ACCCCGACATCGTCGAGCAGTCGCGCGAGCACTTCACCGAGCAGACGTGGCCGCCGCACCGCCGTCAGTTGCTGGACGTGCAGGACGAGCGCCTGAGGCTGATGGACGAGGCCGGCATCGAGTTCGTCGCGCTTTCCTTGCTGGCGCCCGGAATCCAGGGCCTGCCCGACCGCGCGCAGGCCGTGGACTGGGCGCGGCGCACGAACGATGTCGCCGCCCGGCACGTGGAGCTGAGGCCGGATCGGTTCGCCGCGTTCGCCGCGCTTCCGTTGCAGGATCCCGAAGAAGCCGTCGGCGAGCTGCGCCGCGCAGTGACCGAGCTGGGCTTCAAGGGCGCGCTGGTGAACGGGTTCTCCGAAGTGGACGGTGACCGGATCGCCTATCTCGACGAGCCGCAGTACCGGCCGTTCTGGGCTGCCGTGGAAGACCTGGGGGTGCCGGTGTACCTGCACCCGCGTGATCCGCTGCCGCGCGACAGCCGGATGCTCGAAGGCCACCCGTGGCTCTACGGCTCGGCGTGGGGCTTCTCGGTGGAAACCGGCACGCACGCGTTGCGGCTCATGGCGAGCGGCCTGTTCGACGAACACCCCGGCGTACAGGTGATCCTCGGGCACCTGGGCGAGCTGCTGCCGTTCAACATCTGGCGCACCGATCACCGGCTGAAGGTCAAGCCCGCGGGCATCCCGGCGCGCAAGCCGCTGCGCGAATACCTGCGTGCGAACTTCCACCTCACCACGAGCGGCAACTTCGCCAGGCCCGAGCTGCTGTTCACGATCGACGAGGTCGGCGCCGACCGGGTGCTGTTCTCCGCGGACTACCCGTTCGAGTCGATGGGCGAGGCCGCCGCGTGGTTCGACGCGCTGGACCTCGACCACGAGGTGCACGAGAAGATCGCGGAAGGCAACGCGCGCAAGCTCCTCGAGCTCTGA